In Ptychodera flava strain L36383 chromosome 17, AS_Pfla_20210202, whole genome shotgun sequence, one genomic interval encodes:
- the LOC139115090 gene encoding uncharacterized protein: protein MAAPVDMQCVCHVVKTKRKEPICSFTDKSWAKLLECTEVWKDSDGLEQEIALQVSAECRDWAGFHRVCYQRFTDKHRLTQARTRKEKGTLRKTLLTSKSSEPAELDNDGQCQVFLKKRQLRSNPTSTSISAAKRRSIHVLPPICILCRRRKQRRDPITRKKSTEKLTSCETDGRTLIKAAEYRKDEKLLIQLRGQDLVSIEVKYHRSCYKSYIRCVTNTYQKKTEEDSSIMYAPSFKKFCDEVIQKRIIEGRECISMDAMRNIFIKMINDDEDIDASTYKNSSLKRRLQTRFGDKLVFIRPKYRQCEVLMATREDSAADCHILNITNTDSEGEESGNEMESQSMTTSYDNSQDERLEMIHTAMNIRGILDETEGVHNWPPREEDLTIQQSRSIVPTKLFNFLAWCTGTSQDFLTSERVDAPADVENKLLSICQDLIFLSSRGRKVTPKHLSLGMAVRHMTGSSSLIGLLNGLGHCISHSSVLEHDTALALQQLHSDGLPPGFCQEVFTTLVWDNNDFGEETLSGKGTTQNTNGIIIQRNSGDEADSTAVNLSTAVAITMSKQRTLTAPPSNIIENHGKPRHGPAPSGCAL from the exons atggccgcccctgTTGATATGCAGTGTGTATGCCACGTCGTGAAGACGAAAAGAAAGGAGCCTATTTGTTCCTTCACAGATAAATCATGGGCAAAACTGCTTGAATGTACTGAAGTATGGAAGGATTCTGATGGTTTGGAGCAGGAAATAGCGTTGCAGGTAAGCGCTGAATGCCGAGATTGGGCGGGCTTTCACCGTGTATGCTATCAGCGTTTCACAGATAAACACCGGCTTACTCAGGCAAGGACACGCAAAGAGAAAGGTACTCTGCGAAAAACGCTCTTAACAAGCAAATCAAGTGAGCCGGCAGAACTTGATAACGATGGTCAATGCCAAGTTTTTCTTAAAAAGCGACAGCTTCGATCCAACCCTACTTCCACCTCCATATCGGCAGCAAAACGCCGAAGTATACATGTGTTACCACCGATATGCATTTTGTGCAGACGTCGGAAGCAAAGACGTGATCCGATAACAAGAAAGAAGTCAACTGAAAAACTTACTTCATGTGAAACTGACGGACGTACATTAATTAAAGCCGCCGAATATAGGAAAGATGAGAAACTTTTGATTCAACTCAGAGGTCAAGACTTAGTGAGTATTGAAGTGAAGTATCACAGATCATGTTACAAAAGTTATATCAGATGCGTAACTAACACATATCAGAAAAAAACAGAGGAAGACAGCAGTATCATGTACGCTCCATCCTTTAAGAAATTTTGCGATGAAGTTATACAAAAGAGAATCATTGAGGGCAGGGAGTGCATTTCAATGGACGCGATGAGAAATATCTTTATTAAAATGATCAATGATGATGAAGATATAGATGCATCTACATACAAAAACTCGTCACTGAAAAGAAGACTGCAAACAAGGTTTGGTGACAAACTTGTGTTTATTCGACCTAAGTATCGGCAATGCGAAGTACTGATGGCTACCCGGGAAGATTCTGCTGCAGATTGTCATATCTTGAATATTACCAATACAGATTCTGAAGGTGAAGAGAGTGGAAATGAAATGGAATCACAGTCAATGACAACAAGCTATGATAACAGCCAAGATGAAAGGCTTGAGATGATTCACACTGCAATGAATATTCGAGGTATTCTTGATGAAACAGAAGGCGTTCATAACTGGCCTCCAAGGGAAGAAGACCTTACAATCCAACAAAGTAGAAGTATTGTGCcaacaaagctgttcaatttCCTAGCTTGGTGTACTGGCACATCACAGGACTTTCTTACAAGTGAACGTGTGGATGCCCCAGCAGATGTAGAAAACAAATTGCTGTCGATATGTCAGGACTTAATATTCTTGTCATCTCGAGGACGGAAAGTCACCCCAAAACACTTGTCTCTTGGTATGGCAGTGCGTCACATGACAGGATCTTCATCTCTGATAGGATTGCTGAATGGTTTGGGCCACTGTATTTCACATTCATCGGTTTTAGAGCATGACACAGCACTGGCTCTTCAACAACTTCACAGTGATGGTTTGCCACCTGGATTTTGTCAAGAAGTGTTTACCACCTTAGTATGGGACAATAATGATTTTGGTGAAGAAACTCTAAGTG GAAAAGGTACAACTCAAAACACCAATGGAATCATAATTCAAAGGAACTCTGGAGATGAAGCTGATAGTACTGCTGTCAACCTTTCAACTGCAGTTGCCATTACAATGTCAAAGCAAAGGACACTTACTGCTCCACCAAGCAACATTATTGAGAACCATGGTAAACCCCGCCATGGCCCTGCACCGTCAGGTTGTGCATTGTGA